The Enterobacter mori genomic interval CACAACAAAAGTTGCAGGACGGTAACTGGAAACAGGCGATAACGCAACTGGAAGCGTTGGATAATCGCTATCCATTTGGTCCCTATTCACAGCAGGTACAGTTAGATCTTATCTACGCGTACTATAAAAATGCCGATCTACCGCTGGCTCAGGCCACCATCGATCGCTTCATGCGTCTGAACCCAACTCATCCTAACATCGATTATGTCATGTATATGCGCGGACTGACCAACATGGCGTTGGATGACAGTGCGCTACAGGGCTTCTTCGGCGTGGATCGTTCTGACCGTGACCCGCAGCACGCGCGTGATGCCTTCAATGACTTCTCCAAGCTGGTGCGCGGCTACCCGAACAGTCAGTACATTACCGATGCCACCAAACGTCTGGTGTTCCTGAAAGATCGTCTGGCGAAATATGAATACTCCGTGGCGGAATATTATACGCGCCGTGGCGCATGGGTTGCCGTGGTTAACCGTGTTGAAGGCATGCTGCGTGACTACCCGGACACTCAGGCAACGCGCGATGGCCTGAAGCTGATGGAAAATGCGTATCGTCAGATGCAGATGACTTCGCAGGCTGAAAAGGTCGCGAAAATCATCGCCGCGAACAGCAGCAACACCTGACAGAAGCGTCAATGCAAATCGGCAGCCTCAGGGCTGCCGATTTTTTATTCATTCTGTAACACGCTGAAGCGCTTTAGCCTCAACACATCCAGTCAACTATGGCCTCAATTTTTATCTTCGA includes:
- the bamD gene encoding outer membrane protein assembly factor BamD: MTRMKYLVAAATLSLALVGCSGSNEQVPDNPPNEIYATAQQKLQDGNWKQAITQLEALDNRYPFGPYSQQVQLDLIYAYYKNADLPLAQATIDRFMRLNPTHPNIDYVMYMRGLTNMALDDSALQGFFGVDRSDRDPQHARDAFNDFSKLVRGYPNSQYITDATKRLVFLKDRLAKYEYSVAEYYTRRGAWVAVVNRVEGMLRDYPDTQATRDGLKLMENAYRQMQMTSQAEKVAKIIAANSSNT